The following proteins come from a genomic window of Brevibacillus antibioticus:
- the pstB gene encoding phosphate ABC transporter ATP-binding protein PstB — translation MSVISVRELNLFYGNKQALYHINLDVEPDSITALIGPSGCGKSTFLRTLNRMNDSVPNTKITGTVKVFDEDIYSNRVEVERLRKNIGMVFQHPNPFPKSIYDNITYGPRLHGMNDRNKLDELVETSLKAAALWDEVKDVLKKPATGLSGGQQQRLCIARALAVQPQIILMDEPTSALDPISTAKIEELLEELKNRYTIVIVTHNMQQAARISDKTAFFLNGELVEFDSTPTIFQNPRDKRTEDYITGRFG, via the coding sequence ATGAGCGTTATTTCGGTGAGAGAGTTGAATCTCTTCTACGGTAATAAGCAAGCCCTCTATCATATAAATCTGGATGTAGAGCCTGATTCCATTACAGCCTTAATTGGTCCGTCCGGCTGCGGTAAGTCTACTTTTTTACGGACGTTGAATCGAATGAACGATTCTGTACCGAACACCAAAATTACGGGAACGGTAAAAGTGTTCGACGAGGATATTTATAGTAATCGCGTAGAAGTTGAGCGACTTCGCAAAAATATCGGCATGGTGTTTCAGCATCCGAATCCATTTCCGAAGAGCATCTATGACAACATCACGTACGGGCCGAGACTCCACGGCATGAACGATCGTAACAAGCTGGACGAGTTGGTAGAGACAAGCCTCAAGGCAGCGGCTCTTTGGGATGAAGTGAAGGATGTACTGAAAAAGCCAGCAACAGGGCTTTCCGGTGGACAGCAGCAACGCCTCTGTATCGCACGGGCTCTCGCTGTTCAGCCACAGATCATTTTGATGGATGAGCCAACCTCTGCCTTGGACCCGATTTCGACAGCCAAAATCGAAGAGCTGTTGGAAGAGCTGAAGAACCGTTATACGATTGTAATCGTGACGCACAACATGCAGCAGGCAGCACGTATTTCCGATAAGACTGCGTTTTTCTTGAATGGTGAGCTAGTCGAGTTTGACAGTACCCCGACGATCTTCCAAAATCCTCGGGACAAAAGAACAGAGGATTACATTACCGGACGTTTCGGATAA